Proteins found in one Sulfurimonas sp. genomic segment:
- a CDS encoding ABC transporter permease produces MSRYLNLYLIEYAFNALLRQKYKNIFISFILSFLIFLLSSVFFITSSIKNELQLSVESLPEITVQKLISAKHYDIEVNRLDEILSITGVNDAYARVWGYYYFANAGVNFTLVGIDQFEKQYKNSLQNLVDTTKGFNDNNAYIGQGVKKILSKNYYKDYFNFILPDGSIKEIKIGGTFKADTNLESNDVIVLSKENMRSIYGMSDEYATDIVVKVKNVDEIETIAAKIKVLYPDTRVITKNDFKVSYQNIFDYKSGLFLALFIVSIFTFFIIVYDKASGLSSSERKEIGVLKAIGWSLDDVLKEKFYEASIISVFSYILGVFLALAFVYMFQAPILRDVFSGYSELKTAFDLPFVFDIQTMVLVFFLSVPIYIASIIIPSWRAATMDADEVMR; encoded by the coding sequence ATGAGTAGATATTTAAATCTTTATCTAATTGAGTACGCTTTTAATGCACTACTTCGCCAAAAGTATAAAAACATATTTATATCTTTTATACTCTCCTTTTTAATCTTTTTACTTTCAAGTGTATTTTTTATAACATCCTCTATAAAAAATGAACTCCAACTTAGCGTTGAGTCACTCCCTGAGATTACGGTTCAAAAACTTATATCAGCAAAGCACTACGATATAGAAGTAAACAGATTAGATGAGATTTTATCTATTACAGGTGTTAACGATGCCTATGCTAGAGTTTGGGGATATTACTATTTTGCAAATGCAGGTGTAAATTTTACACTTGTGGGTATTGATCAGTTTGAAAAACAATATAAAAATTCACTGCAAAACCTAGTAGATACAACTAAAGGTTTTAATGATAACAATGCATATATAGGTCAAGGTGTAAAAAAGATACTAAGCAAAAACTATTACAAAGATTATTTTAATTTTATACTACCTGATGGCTCAATAAAAGAGATAAAAATAGGTGGAACATTTAAAGCAGATACAAATCTTGAATCAAACGATGTAATTGTGCTCTCAAAAGAAAATATGCGAAGCATATATGGTATGAGTGACGAGTATGCTACAGATATAGTCGTAAAAGTAAAAAATGTAGACGAGATTGAAACCATAGCCGCAAAGATCAAAGTTTTATATCCAGATACAAGGGTAATTACAAAGAACGATTTTAAAGTTTCATATCAAAATATTTTTGATTATAAAAGTGGTTTGTTTTTAGCACTATTCATCGTCTCTATATTTACATTTTTTATCATCGTTTATGACAAAGCAAGCGGTCTGAGTTCATCAGAAAGAAAAGAGATAGGTGTTTTAAAAGCAATAGGCTGGAGCTTAGATGATGTATTAAAAGAGAAGTTTTATGAAGCAAGTATAATCTCTGTATTTTCATATATCTTAGGTGTCTTTTTAGCACTTGCATTTGTGTACATGTTTCAAGCACCTATTTTAAGAGATGTATTCAGCGGTTACAGTGAATTAAAAACTGCGTTTGATCTTCCTTTTGTGTTTGATATACAAACAATGGTACTTGTATTTTTTCTAAGCGTACCTATCTATATAGCTTCTATAATTATCCCATCATGGCGCGCGGCTACTATGGATGCAGACGAGGTTATGAGATGA
- the ftsZ gene encoding cell division protein FtsZ, whose amino-acid sequence MDEAFVVEEVQGLNGARIIAVGVGGGGGNMIGHMLNEGIEGIEMISVNTDAQVLKDSGSTKIQIGAKLTKGLGAGMKPEIGKESALESYDEIRAALDGADIVFISAGLGGGTGTGAAPVVAQIAKDVGALTISVVTKPFMFEGKKRQKLAEAGLEELKRESDSIVVIPNDKLLSIIDRKLGLKDSFKIVDSVLAQAVSGTSGVILSSGSNDINLDFADLKTVMNHKGMALMGVGEHEGDNAAYEAIKSAIESPLLDNMSINGAMGVLVHFSMHPDFPTMEIYSAMEVVNESAHEDADIIFGTSTDESIPEDYVKITIVATGFEQQEEKLTNNEDFVSENPAPIAKSRPRLVVGGDMDESHLDVPSYMRRQQD is encoded by the coding sequence ATGGATGAAGCATTTGTAGTTGAAGAAGTTCAAGGGTTAAATGGTGCAAGAATCATAGCTGTCGGCGTTGGCGGCGGCGGTGGAAACATGATCGGGCACATGTTAAACGAAGGTATCGAAGGTATTGAGATGATCAGTGTTAATACTGATGCCCAAGTTTTAAAAGACAGCGGTTCGACAAAAATTCAAATCGGTGCAAAACTTACTAAAGGTCTTGGTGCTGGTATGAAACCTGAGATCGGTAAAGAGAGTGCTTTAGAGAGTTATGATGAGATCCGTGCAGCTTTAGATGGTGCAGACATTGTATTTATCTCTGCTGGACTTGGTGGTGGTACTGGTACTGGTGCAGCTCCTGTTGTAGCTCAGATCGCTAAAGATGTTGGTGCTCTTACAATCTCTGTTGTTACAAAACCTTTTATGTTTGAAGGTAAAAAAAGACAAAAACTTGCAGAAGCTGGTTTAGAAGAGTTAAAACGTGAGAGTGATTCGATAGTTGTAATTCCAAATGACAAGCTTTTATCTATAATCGATAGAAAACTAGGTCTAAAAGACAGTTTTAAAATAGTTGACAGTGTACTTGCTCAAGCAGTAAGCGGAACTTCTGGTGTAATCCTTTCTAGCGGTTCAAACGACATCAACCTTGACTTTGCCGATTTAAAAACTGTAATGAACCACAAAGGTATGGCTCTTATGGGTGTTGGTGAACATGAAGGTGATAACGCAGCTTATGAAGCTATAAAATCAGCTATTGAGTCTCCACTTCTTGATAATATGAGCATTAACGGTGCTATGGGTGTACTTGTACACTTCTCAATGCACCCAGATTTTCCTACTATGGAGATCTACTCGGCTATGGAAGTTGTAAATGAATCTGCACATGAAGATGCTGATATAATTTTCGGTACATCTACAGATGAGAGTATTCCTGAAGATTATGTAAAAATCACAATCGTAGCAACTGGATTTGAACAACAAGAGGAAAAACTTACAAATAATGAAGACTTTGTAAGTGAGAACCCAGCTCCAATAGCTAAATCTCGCCCACGTTTAGTAGTTGGCGGTGATATGGATGAGAGTCATTTAGACGTTCCATCATATATGAGAAGACAGCAAGATTAA
- the ftsA gene encoding cell division protein FtsA: MARTVLAIDIGSTKICAIIARIDDDSSCAVIGAGINKAQGLKRGTITNIELASKSIKQAVDDAKRVAATEVKSAIVSISGSYTKSLNSSGIVNIQNKEISFAEIERVMQTSLYNANIPNEYEVLHALPYNFKVDDQDYIEDPLGMNAARLEVETHIITTQKANLNNLRKAVSGAGIEVENIILSGYASSISTINDDEKELGVAVIDIGGNTSNIIIHSGSSIRHNEFLGVGSNHVTNDLSMALHTPLSVAENVKIDYGSLLTPSNDLIELPMIGDENSTHEVSLEVVHNVIYARVEETLMILAQFIENSGLKDQLGAGIVLTGGLSKMEGIRELAVATFDSGPVRLAKPKEMEGLFDDIRGPEFSSAVGLVMFAAKNYTPYEIDVNKHVRHSNETPLESVNVNFKNDSEIPVAPVTPIADEDVKESLVTLPNKKEKKSDEASAFNKFWNWATQLF, from the coding sequence TTGGCAAGAACTGTACTAGCCATAGATATTGGCTCTACAAAAATATGCGCAATAATAGCAAGAATTGACGATGACAGCTCTTGTGCAGTTATAGGTGCCGGTATTAATAAAGCCCAAGGTCTTAAACGCGGGACTATTACAAATATTGAACTTGCATCAAAATCTATAAAACAAGCAGTAGATGATGCTAAACGTGTAGCAGCTACGGAAGTTAAGAGTGCTATCGTTTCAATATCTGGCTCATACACAAAAAGTTTAAATTCTAGCGGTATAGTAAATATTCAAAACAAAGAGATAAGCTTTGCTGAGATTGAACGTGTTATGCAGACTTCTTTGTATAATGCAAACATCCCTAATGAATATGAAGTACTGCATGCACTTCCTTATAACTTTAAAGTTGATGATCAAGACTATATAGAAGATCCTCTAGGTATGAATGCGGCACGTCTTGAAGTTGAAACACACATCATTACTACTCAAAAAGCAAATCTTAACAATCTTCGCAAAGCTGTAAGCGGTGCAGGAATTGAAGTTGAAAACATAATACTTAGCGGTTATGCTTCTTCAATATCTACTATAAATGACGATGAGAAAGAACTTGGTGTAGCTGTTATAGATATCGGTGGTAACACTTCAAATATCATTATTCACTCAGGTAGTTCTATAAGACATAATGAATTCTTGGGTGTAGGTTCAAACCATGTAACAAATGACTTATCTATGGCACTTCATACACCTCTAAGTGTAGCTGAAAATGTAAAAATAGATTACGGTTCACTTTTAACTCCTTCAAATGATTTGATAGAATTGCCGATGATAGGTGATGAGAACTCAACTCATGAGGTATCTTTAGAAGTTGTTCACAATGTTATCTATGCCAGAGTTGAAGAGACGTTAATGATACTTGCTCAGTTTATTGAAAACAGCGGTCTTAAAGATCAGCTAGGAGCTGGTATTGTTTTAACAGGTGGTCTTTCAAAGATGGAAGGTATTCGTGAACTTGCAGTAGCTACATTTGACAGCGGTCCTGTTAGATTAGCTAAACCAAAAGAGATGGAAGGTCTTTTTGATGATATCAGAGGTCCTGAATTTTCAAGTGCTGTGGGACTTGTAATGTTCGCAGCTAAAAACTATACTCCTTATGAGATAGATGTAAATAAACACGTACGTCACTCAAATGAGACACCTCTTGAGAGTGTAAATGTTAATTTTAAAAATGATTCTGAGATTCCTGTAGCTCCGGTAACACCGATAGCTGATGAAGATGTAAAAGAATCATTGGTTACTCTTCCTAATAAGAAAGAGAAAAAGAGCGATGAAGCCTCGGCATTTAATAAATTTTGGAACTGGGCTACCCAGTTATTTTAA
- a CDS encoding adenosylmethionine--8-amino-7-oxononanoate transaminase, whose protein sequence is MMNNELKNRDLEVLWHPCSQMKDYEQLPLTPVKKGSGVWLEDFEGNKFIDGISSWWVNIFGHANPYINEKIKEQLDTLEHVIIAGFTHEPIIRLSERLVKLAPNGLDKCFYADNGSSAVEVALKMSFHAHKNDGKNKPIFVSLTNSYHGETIGALSVGDVELYKETYEPLLIQSIQTPVPKDMSIEAAREAAEKFEELCKQRADEISAIILEPLIQGAGYMHMYHPEFLKLVSDICNRYDIHFIADEVMVGFGRSGKLFACEHADVTPDFLVLSKGITGGYLPLSVVITSNDIYAKFYCDYLEYKAFLHSHSYTGNALACAAANATLDIFENENIIEENEKKSAYMLEKLKEFENLDNVLEIRQTGMVSVVELKGYSSEERIGLKVHQYCLERGVLIRPLGHVVYFMPPYVISYEEIDKMMDTTLEAIKSL, encoded by the coding sequence ATGATGAATAATGAATTAAAAAACAGAGATTTAGAAGTACTATGGCATCCGTGCTCTCAGATGAAAGACTATGAACAGCTCCCATTAACACCTGTAAAAAAAGGAAGTGGTGTATGGCTTGAAGACTTTGAAGGTAACAAATTTATAGACGGTATAAGCAGCTGGTGGGTAAATATATTCGGTCATGCTAACCCTTATATAAATGAGAAAATAAAAGAGCAACTTGATACGCTTGAACATGTGATCATAGCAGGCTTTACACATGAACCGATTATAAGACTATCTGAGCGCTTGGTAAAATTAGCTCCAAATGGTTTAGATAAATGTTTCTATGCAGACAACGGCTCATCTGCCGTTGAAGTAGCTCTTAAAATGAGTTTTCATGCACATAAAAATGATGGTAAAAATAAACCTATTTTTGTATCTTTAACAAATTCATATCATGGTGAAACTATTGGTGCCTTAAGTGTAGGTGATGTAGAACTTTACAAAGAAACTTATGAACCACTACTTATTCAAAGTATACAGACTCCAGTACCAAAAGATATGAGTATAGAAGCTGCACGTGAAGCGGCAGAGAAGTTTGAAGAGTTGTGTAAACAAAGAGCAGATGAGATTAGTGCGATCATTCTTGAACCTCTTATTCAAGGTGCCGGATATATGCATATGTATCATCCTGAATTTTTAAAACTTGTCAGTGATATATGTAACAGATATGATATACATTTTATTGCAGATGAAGTTATGGTTGGTTTTGGAAGAAGCGGGAAGTTATTTGCTTGTGAACATGCAGATGTTACACCTGATTTTTTAGTGCTATCAAAAGGGATCACGGGTGGTTATCTTCCGCTGTCTGTTGTAATTACATCAAACGATATTTATGCCAAGTTTTATTGTGATTATTTGGAATATAAAGCATTTTTACACTCTCATTCTTATACAGGTAATGCTCTTGCATGCGCTGCTGCAAATGCAACTTTGGATATCTTTGAGAATGAAAATATTATAGAAGAAAATGAAAAAAAATCAGCCTATATGTTAGAGAAATTAAAAGAGTTTGAAAATCTTGATAATGTATTAGAGATCAGACAAACAGGAATGGTAAGTGTGGTTGAATTAAAAGGTTACAGCTCAGAAGAGAGAATAGGTCTGAAGGTTCATCAGTACTGCTTAGAAAGAGGTGTATTAATTCGTCCGCTTGGACATGTAGTATATTTTATGCCACCATATGTGATAAGCTATGAAGAGATAGATAAAATGATGGATACAACACTAGAGGCTATAAAAAGTTTATAG
- a CDS encoding peptidylprolyl isomerase, with protein MITWMQRHKKYLIITIWISTIAFVGAGFVGWGQYSYGDKAGAVAKVGDIEISMGDLQKSYSRLYNQYNQVFQGNFDEEKAKSFGLQKQALQQLLDQALVLNLSEEYDLSVSDTELLDEIKKQDFFFKDGVFSKEVYKTMLSRNNLSMKEYEADVKKQLLIQKVLTLFKVQTNENEDKILSTILNIGDKINYKVLSDEQIKVDASDEMLKPYWEGMKQNFMTEVSYDVNYIKHDANTSKKDALRTYIDFKKSQLSSDVKTTKATIKASSNPFNAETLDKISNLTLAAPFMKPVEIDGIYYTIELQKVNQSVPKTFEDAKEEVKALYTQEQKRLKLQELANNSVATFKGTTTDFITQTDADKLKLLTPNEARNFLNELFTKQEKRGLIELSNGKIVLYNILEQKMLDKTQQSDTLAKLKGSIFNDSLLSTLQSKYKTEIFIEGL; from the coding sequence ATGATTACATGGATGCAAAGACATAAAAAATACTTGATTATTACTATTTGGATATCAACTATAGCTTTCGTTGGTGCAGGATTCGTAGGTTGGGGACAATATTCTTACGGTGATAAAGCAGGTGCCGTGGCAAAAGTTGGAGATATTGAGATCAGTATGGGTGATCTACAAAAGTCTTATTCAAGATTATATAATCAATACAACCAGGTTTTCCAAGGAAACTTTGATGAAGAGAAAGCTAAAAGCTTCGGACTTCAAAAGCAGGCTCTGCAACAACTTTTAGATCAGGCTTTAGTTTTAAACTTATCAGAAGAGTATGATTTAAGTGTAAGTGATACTGAACTTTTGGATGAGATCAAGAAACAAGACTTTTTCTTTAAAGACGGCGTATTTTCAAAAGAAGTTTACAAAACGATGCTTTCACGTAACAACCTTTCTATGAAAGAGTATGAGGCTGATGTTAAGAAACAACTTCTAATTCAAAAAGTACTAACTCTTTTTAAAGTTCAAACAAATGAGAATGAAGACAAAATACTATCTACTATACTTAACATAGGCGATAAAATAAACTATAAAGTTTTAAGTGATGAACAAATAAAAGTAGATGCGTCAGATGAAATGCTAAAACCTTACTGGGAAGGTATGAAGCAAAACTTTATGACTGAAGTAAGTTACGATGTAAACTATATCAAGCACGATGCAAACACAAGTAAAAAAGATGCACTTCGTACATATATAGATTTTAAAAAGTCTCAATTATCTTCTGATGTAAAAACAACTAAGGCTACTATAAAAGCTAGCAGTAATCCATTTAATGCAGAAACTTTAGACAAAATCTCAAACCTTACTTTAGCTGCTCCATTTATGAAACCTGTCGAGATAGACGGTATTTACTACACCATAGAACTGCAAAAAGTAAATCAGTCTGTTCCAAAAACTTTTGAAGATGCAAAAGAAGAAGTAAAAGCACTTTATACTCAAGAGCAAAAAAGGTTAAAGCTTCAAGAGCTTGCTAATAACTCAGTAGCGACTTTTAAAGGGACTACAACAGATTTTATAACTCAAACAGATGCAGACAAACTAAAACTTTTAACACCTAATGAAGCAAGAAACTTTTTAAATGAACTTTTTACTAAACAGGAGAAAAGAGGTTTAATTGAATTAAGCAATGGAAAGATTGTTCTTTACAATATTTTGGAACAAAAGATGCTTGATAAAACACAACAAAGTGATACACTTGCTAAATTAAAAGGTTCCATCTTCAACGACAGTTTGTTGAGCACTTTACAAAGCAAGTACAAAACAGAAATTTTTATAGAAGGACTGTAA
- the dnaJ gene encoding molecular chaperone DnaJ, with amino-acid sequence MEEMSYYEILEVSQNADKSTIKKAYRKLAKQYHPDKNPGDSEAEHKFKLCNEAYQCLSDDKQRSIYDRYGKEGLQGMGGSGRSSGMGGFEDLGAIFEEMMGGFGGGRSRRRQNPADMDKYQLDMNINMSLSFHEAIFGCEKEVTYNYKDSCKSCNGTGAKDGKLSTCKQCGGQGQVHMQQGFMTFSQTCPACNGSGSAPADKCPDCNGSGYEEKRETVTLKVPKGIDDGNRLRVSGKGNVSKRGNRGDLYVTFEVKSDKHFIRNGNDIHIEIPVFFTQAITGDTITIPSLTGELELRLEVGTRDKQQFTFRGEGIDDVHGHGKGDLIAHISITYPKSLDAKQKELIAELQESFGIESKPHESVLDSAIDKMKSWFK; translated from the coding sequence AAAAAAGCATACAGAAAGCTGGCAAAACAGTACCACCCTGATAAAAATCCAGGTGATAGTGAAGCTGAACATAAATTCAAACTTTGTAATGAAGCTTACCAATGTTTAAGCGATGATAAACAAAGAAGTATCTATGACCGTTATGGAAAAGAGGGTCTACAAGGTATGGGCGGCAGTGGCCGTTCATCTGGTATGGGTGGATTTGAGGATCTTGGTGCAATTTTTGAAGAGATGATGGGTGGATTCGGCGGTGGTCGTTCACGCAGACGCCAAAATCCTGCAGATATGGACAAGTATCAGTTAGATATGAATATAAACATGTCCCTATCATTTCATGAAGCAATATTCGGTTGCGAAAAAGAAGTTACTTACAACTATAAAGATTCTTGTAAATCTTGTAACGGAACCGGTGCAAAAGATGGTAAACTATCTACTTGTAAACAGTGTGGCGGTCAAGGTCAAGTTCACATGCAGCAAGGATTTATGACTTTTTCACAAACATGTCCGGCATGTAATGGTAGTGGAAGTGCACCTGCTGATAAATGTCCTGACTGTAATGGTAGCGGATATGAAGAAAAAAGAGAGACTGTAACGTTAAAGGTTCCAAAAGGGATCGATGATGGAAACCGTTTAAGAGTATCTGGTAAAGGTAATGTAAGTAAACGCGGTAATCGTGGTGATCTATATGTAACTTTTGAAGTAAAATCTGATAAACACTTTATCAGAAATGGAAATGACATTCATATAGAAATTCCTGTGTTTTTCACTCAGGCTATAACAGGTGATACTATCACTATCCCTTCACTTACAGGTGAACTTGAGTTGAGACTTGAAGTTGGTACAAGAGATAAACAACAATTTACTTTCAGAGGTGAAGGTATTGATGATGTACATGGACATGGTAAAGGTGATCTGATTGCACATATTAGTATTACATATCCGAAGTCTCTTGATGCTAAACAAAAAGAGCTTATAGCAGAGCTTCAAGAGTCTTTTGGAATAGAATCAAAACCGCATGAGAGTGTACTTGATTCTGCAATAGACAAGATGAAAAGCTGGTTTAAATAA
- a CDS encoding class II aldolase and adducin N-terminal domain-containing protein has translation MNKTNLTKKLSTLALSMFRKDFFGIYHGSISAKTESNRFLINTKEAVFDALDESSLIELYYKKDYRWNQASMDATIHQSIYSQISDAKFISFSMPQFTTAYSLEHNVINPKDYFGHKEIGSIEIVDPGNFEDWYDRAQSTITHYFQKNTTNIMVIRGYGVYSYNRDIHEMAKKLAILEKSCRLLMLEGDKKDYNFD, from the coding sequence ATGAATAAAACTAATCTTACAAAGAAGCTGTCAACTTTAGCCCTATCCATGTTTAGAAAAGACTTCTTTGGAATCTATCACGGTTCCATCTCTGCAAAAACAGAGTCAAACCGTTTTCTTATAAATACAAAAGAAGCGGTTTTTGATGCGTTGGATGAGTCTTCCCTTATAGAACTTTATTATAAAAAAGATTATCGCTGGAATCAGGCGAGTATGGATGCTACTATTCATCAAAGTATCTATTCTCAAATCTCTGACGCAAAATTCATATCTTTCTCTATGCCGCAGTTTACTACTGCGTATTCACTTGAACATAATGTTATAAACCCTAAAGATTATTTTGGACATAAAGAAATAGGTTCTATTGAAATTGTGGATCCTGGTAACTTTGAAGATTGGTACGATAGAGCACAAAGTACGATTACACACTATTTTCAAAAAAATACGACAAATATTATGGTTATTCGCGGATATGGAGTATACTCTTACAACAGAGATATTCATGAAATGGCCAAAAAACTGGCTATTTTAGAGAAAAGCTGCAGACTCTTAATGTTAGAGGGTGATAAAAAAGACTACAACTTCGACTAA
- a CDS encoding ABC transporter ATP-binding protein, with product MARGYYGCRRGYEMIEFKNINKTYTLGKNNTVFALKDINVKFKEGSVVVLKGASGSGKSSILSLVSAISKPTSGEVIVDEKQISKLSDKFASEYRLNNIGIVFQKYNLIEDLSALQNVILPLIPKNIDADILEKKVDSVLDMFGISQYKNTTVKNLSGGEQQRVAIARAYINEPKIIIADEPTANLDEKLSLDFIDIIKELKSNNKTVIIATHDPLFFDLDFVDQYVEMKDGQVV from the coding sequence ATGGCGCGCGGCTACTATGGATGCAGACGAGGTTATGAGATGATAGAGTTTAAAAACATAAACAAAACATATACACTAGGTAAAAATAATACTGTCTTTGCATTAAAAGATATTAATGTGAAGTTTAAAGAAGGCAGTGTAGTTGTTTTAAAGGGTGCAAGCGGTAGCGGGAAAAGCTCAATACTATCACTTGTATCTGCTATATCCAAACCGACAAGCGGAGAGGTTATAGTAGATGAGAAGCAAATCTCTAAACTCTCAGACAAGTTTGCTTCAGAGTATAGACTAAACAACATTGGTATTGTATTTCAAAAGTATAATCTTATTGAAGATCTATCAGCCCTTCAAAATGTGATCTTGCCTTTGATTCCTAAAAATATAGATGCAGATATATTAGAGAAAAAAGTTGATTCTGTACTTGATATGTTTGGAATTTCTCAGTACAAAAACACAACAGTTAAAAATCTATCAGGTGGTGAACAGCAACGTGTGGCAATCGCAAGAGCGTATATTAACGAGCCTAAGATAATCATAGCCGATGAACCGACTGCAAACCTTGATGAAAAACTCTCCCTTGATTTTATAGATATTATAAAAGAGTTAAAGTCAAACAACAAAACTGTGATCATAGCTACACATGATCCTCTATTTTTTGATTTGGATTTTGTAGATCAATATGTAGAGATGAAAGACGGACAAGTAGTATGA
- the prmC gene encoding peptide chain release factor N(5)-glutamine methyltransferase encodes MSTVKELLKDITAKLDQYIPRASREAQLFLMHHLGVDELWLLTNQDTIVENTDELYKMVERRSKNEPYEYITNKVSFYSEEFHIEEGALIPRPETELLIDEVIKHYPDLDADIRFVEVGVGSGIISIMLALHYKNAKFIAVDISEDALRVAKKNIERFNLSDRIELRLGSLLEPVYEHIDYLVSNPPYIQDGIELESNLDYEPQNALFGGKVGDEIIKKLLDEVLKRDIKFFSCEMGYDQKGKISEYLKQTEFKTLDFYKDYADFDRGFTLIL; translated from the coding sequence TTGAGTACTGTCAAAGAACTTCTAAAAGATATTACTGCTAAATTAGATCAATATATTCCAAGAGCCTCTCGTGAAGCTCAACTTTTTTTAATGCATCATCTTGGTGTAGATGAGTTGTGGCTTCTTACAAATCAAGATACTATAGTTGAAAATACAGATGAGCTTTATAAAATGGTTGAGCGCCGATCAAAAAATGAGCCATATGAGTACATAACAAATAAGGTAAGTTTTTATTCTGAAGAGTTTCACATAGAAGAGGGTGCATTAATCCCAAGACCTGAGACAGAACTGTTAATAGATGAAGTTATAAAACATTATCCTGATTTAGATGCAGATATACGTTTTGTTGAAGTTGGAGTCGGTAGCGGAATTATCTCAATTATGTTGGCACTTCATTATAAGAATGCAAAGTTTATTGCTGTAGATATATCTGAAGATGCACTTCGCGTTGCAAAGAAAAATATAGAGAGATTTAACCTTTCAGATAGAATAGAGTTAAGGCTGGGTTCACTTTTAGAACCTGTATATGAGCATATAGATTATTTAGTATCAAACCCACCATATATACAAGATGGAATAGAGTTGGAATCTAACTTGGATTATGAACCTCAAAATGCACTTTTTGGTGGTAAAGTCGGTGATGAGATCATAAAAAAATTACTTGATGAAGTCTTAAAAAGAGATATTAAGTTTTTTTCTTGTGAGATGGGTTATGACCAAAAGGGTAAAATTTCAGAATATTTAAAACAAACAGAGTTTAAAACCCTAGACTTTTATAAAGATTATGCGGATTTTGACCGTGGTTTTACTCTTATTTTATAG
- a CDS encoding DUF4149 domain-containing protein, whose translation MKRNIYADFTYLLILAATFGAVITLGALVAPVVFHNSSLGMEVVVDRYNAGMMMAEVFHRFSYWLYVVAFYVIIYELYMYKIGQRDTYIFVSSTVVAFTSLMFSAVYSPKILVMQELGREATQSDTFLAIHKASEFDFKILAVALLVLFVRRLMLMRIK comes from the coding sequence ATGAAAAGAAACATTTATGCTGATTTTACTTACCTTTTAATTTTAGCAGCAACATTTGGTGCTGTTATAACACTTGGTGCTCTTGTAGCTCCAGTAGTTTTTCATAACTCCTCTTTAGGTATGGAAGTAGTTGTTGACAGATATAATGCCGGAATGATGATGGCAGAAGTTTTTCATCGTTTTTCATACTGGCTTTATGTTGTAGCGTTTTATGTAATTATTTATGAGCTGTATATGTATAAAATAGGTCAAAGAGATACATATATATTCGTAAGCTCTACAGTTGTAGCTTTTACATCTTTAATGTTTTCAGCCGTATATTCTCCAAAAATACTTGTTATGCAAGAGTTAGGTCGTGAAGCTACACAGAGTGATACATTTTTAGCTATACACAAAGCAAGCGAGTTCGATTTTAAGATATTGGCAGTGGCGCTTTTAGTTTTATTTGTAAGACGTCTAATGCTTATGAGAATTAAATAG